A DNA window from Selenomonas sp. oral taxon 126 contains the following coding sequences:
- the smc gene encoding chromosome segregation protein SMC, translated as MQLKRLEAYGFKSFAERIVVQFDQGITAVVGPNGSGKSNITDAVRWVLGEQNIRMLRGLRSEDIIFAGSAARRALSVAEVVLVFDNTDKMLPIDYDEVVVKRRLYRNGDSEVYLNDSRCRIKDIYQLFADTGIGHDGMSIIGQNRLNDILDSRPEDRRVFFEETAGITKYRTRKQEALRKLRENEGDLVRLNDIMYAHAAELEPLAVQSEKTLEFRRLDAERRQYQLTALVQQHEQLMQEQTTLDQTLRVHRDEEAREMHARMDAEEKKNAIEADISDIDRRLQAEEQVSRSIQEKLDALRQESALIQGRQDQGKRREEDNERMRVSASTKIKVTEQEIVQLEALLARKKAEIKENEEKQAALRAEAEQVEAHLSSAEQQTAKEEHARHAVQCVLVRLREELAVVRNAADTGDENRQTQEEERLRRQALLAAAQEEFERRTRETELAAEKMSNFSQERDRLHGEIEALRHAIERDDAQLRQSDAEILRIRQSLDFQRRIQDSYEGFGRDVQTVLQATEPWRKGVAGTVADLIRIPERYLTAIDVALGGSVRNIVTEDTDTAKAAISYLKRKNGGRVTFLPLTTITVRRPREIDLRRCRGVIGWANTLVQADGKFQKVADHLLAQTLVMENLDDALIAAKQEGYRLRIVTLTGELLNPGGSLTGGGRKKQASSLLNRRTEIEALAGSLREHEDAQHQRRASLEQQRQRLKERSEQHAEKRETVDRLAQELMEERGKCGVLKERIADQENVLREMARAEAVRVERGAQLAERRARIERHIAVCGRHEERFSRAIAALNTRYGELRTLRSEQTARLHELDVAVAALSAEIETGERNRKSRELERAEAQRALDSVMEQGVKLSDELREDKQRLSVLESDIARQDAAFEEHEKRRGEMKDQRLAHEAESRVLDTAIKSAVTRVEAVRAKQHDCDKRLERVHLRLEDCRTGLLSDFGLTPEVAAKEAQEVEAPVLEMRLHALEESIRALGTVNPNAVEEYAEKKERYEEEEAQIADLRAAKQDIEQIIRKIDQDMTRTFREAFRQIQEYFNEIFVRLFGGGIAELRLTDKEDILSSGVEILVTLPDKKRQNLSALSGGERALTVIALLFSFLRYRPSPFSILDEIDAPLDEANVSRFGEFLKEFAKNTQFIVVTHRKGTMRAADTMYGVTVEDAGVSKVLSIRLKDYEAEQSA; from the coding sequence GTGCAGTTAAAGCGCTTGGAAGCGTACGGATTCAAGTCATTCGCCGAGCGGATCGTCGTGCAGTTCGACCAGGGGATTACCGCCGTGGTGGGTCCGAATGGCAGCGGCAAAAGCAATATTACGGACGCTGTTCGCTGGGTTCTCGGCGAGCAGAATATTCGCATGCTGCGCGGACTGCGCTCCGAGGACATCATCTTTGCCGGATCTGCGGCACGCCGAGCCCTCAGTGTGGCGGAGGTTGTCCTCGTCTTTGATAATACGGACAAGATGCTTCCAATTGACTATGACGAGGTCGTTGTCAAGCGCCGCCTCTATCGAAACGGCGACAGCGAGGTGTATCTCAATGATTCGCGCTGCCGCATCAAGGACATCTATCAGCTCTTTGCAGATACGGGCATCGGTCATGACGGCATGAGCATCATCGGTCAGAACCGACTGAACGACATCCTTGACAGCCGCCCAGAGGATCGCCGCGTGTTCTTTGAGGAAACAGCGGGTATTACGAAGTATCGTACGCGCAAGCAGGAGGCGTTGCGCAAGCTGCGCGAGAACGAGGGCGATCTCGTGCGTCTGAACGATATTATGTATGCCCATGCGGCAGAGCTTGAGCCGCTTGCCGTGCAGTCGGAAAAGACATTGGAGTTCCGCAGACTCGATGCGGAGCGGCGCCAGTATCAGCTGACGGCACTGGTGCAGCAGCATGAACAGCTTATGCAGGAGCAGACGACACTGGACCAGACGCTGCGCGTCCATCGTGACGAGGAAGCGCGCGAAATGCATGCCCGCATGGATGCGGAGGAAAAAAAGAATGCCATTGAGGCAGACATTTCCGACATCGACCGACGTCTGCAAGCAGAGGAGCAGGTGAGCCGCAGCATTCAGGAGAAACTGGACGCCCTCCGGCAGGAGTCAGCGCTCATCCAAGGGCGGCAGGATCAGGGCAAAAGACGCGAAGAGGACAACGAGCGTATGCGCGTGTCTGCTTCCACCAAGATCAAGGTGACGGAGCAGGAGATTGTTCAGCTCGAGGCACTTTTGGCGCGCAAGAAAGCAGAAATCAAGGAGAACGAGGAGAAGCAGGCGGCACTGCGCGCAGAAGCCGAGCAGGTGGAGGCGCATCTTTCCAGCGCGGAGCAGCAGACGGCGAAGGAGGAGCACGCCCGCCATGCCGTACAGTGCGTATTGGTACGCCTGCGGGAGGAACTTGCCGTTGTGCGGAATGCCGCCGATACGGGGGATGAGAACAGGCAGACGCAGGAGGAGGAACGTCTGCGGCGGCAGGCTCTCCTTGCGGCGGCGCAGGAAGAATTTGAACGCAGAACCCGTGAGACAGAGCTTGCTGCTGAGAAGATGTCGAATTTTTCGCAGGAACGGGATCGTCTGCATGGGGAGATCGAAGCGCTGCGTCACGCCATCGAGCGCGATGATGCACAGCTCAGGCAGTCCGATGCGGAGATTCTTCGCATACGGCAGAGCCTCGACTTTCAGCGTCGTATACAGGACAGCTATGAGGGCTTCGGGCGTGACGTGCAGACCGTCTTACAGGCGACGGAGCCTTGGCGTAAGGGCGTTGCGGGAACGGTTGCCGATCTCATCCGCATTCCCGAGCGCTATCTCACGGCAATCGATGTGGCGCTCGGCGGGAGTGTGCGGAATATCGTCACCGAGGATACGGATACGGCGAAGGCAGCCATTTCCTATTTGAAGCGAAAAAATGGCGGGCGTGTCACTTTCCTGCCGCTGACGACGATTACGGTGCGCCGTCCGCGTGAGATCGACCTGCGGCGCTGTCGCGGCGTGATCGGATGGGCAAATACCCTCGTTCAGGCAGATGGAAAATTTCAAAAGGTTGCCGATCATCTGCTTGCACAGACCCTTGTGATGGAGAATTTGGATGATGCCCTGATTGCGGCGAAGCAGGAGGGCTACCGCCTCCGCATTGTGACGCTGACGGGGGAACTCCTGAATCCCGGCGGCTCGCTCACGGGCGGCGGACGAAAAAAACAGGCATCCTCGCTGCTGAATCGTCGGACAGAGATCGAGGCGCTTGCGGGCAGTTTGCGCGAGCACGAGGACGCGCAGCATCAGCGGCGTGCTTCGTTGGAGCAGCAAAGACAGCGCCTCAAGGAGCGGAGCGAGCAGCATGCGGAGAAGCGGGAGACCGTGGATCGTCTGGCGCAGGAACTCATGGAGGAACGCGGAAAATGCGGCGTGTTAAAGGAACGCATTGCAGATCAGGAGAATGTGCTGCGTGAAATGGCGCGCGCGGAAGCTGTGCGCGTGGAGCGCGGTGCGCAGCTGGCAGAGAGACGCGCGCGGATCGAGCGTCATATTGCCGTATGCGGGCGGCATGAGGAACGCTTTTCGCGTGCAATCGCTGCGCTGAATACCCGCTACGGAGAGCTGCGCACGCTGCGCAGTGAGCAGACGGCACGCCTGCATGAGCTGGATGTTGCCGTGGCTGCGCTGTCCGCCGAGATCGAAACAGGAGAGCGCAATCGCAAATCCCGCGAACTCGAGCGCGCGGAGGCGCAGCGGGCACTGGATTCCGTCATGGAGCAGGGCGTGAAGCTGTCCGATGAGCTACGGGAGGACAAGCAGCGCCTCTCCGTGCTTGAGAGCGACATCGCACGTCAGGATGCGGCATTTGAGGAGCATGAAAAGCGCAGAGGAGAGATGAAGGATCAGCGCCTCGCGCATGAGGCGGAGAGCCGCGTTCTCGATACGGCGATCAAGAGCGCCGTCACGCGTGTGGAAGCTGTCCGCGCGAAGCAGCACGACTGCGACAAGCGCCTGGAGCGCGTTCACCTGCGCTTGGAGGATTGCCGCACGGGTCTCCTCTCTGATTTCGGGCTGACGCCCGAGGTTGCTGCAAAAGAGGCACAGGAGGTGGAAGCCCCTGTCTTGGAGATGCGTCTGCACGCATTGGAGGAGAGCATTCGGGCGCTCGGTACAGTAAACCCGAATGCTGTCGAGGAGTATGCGGAGAAGAAGGAACGTTACGAGGAGGAAGAGGCACAGATTGCCGATCTGAGAGCCGCAAAGCAGGACATCGAGCAGATTATCCGGAAGATCGATCAGGATATGACGCGCACATTCCGCGAAGCCTTCCGCCAGATTCAGGAGTATTTCAATGAAATCTTTGTGCGTCTCTTTGGCGGCGGCATTGCGGAATTGCGTCTGACGGACAAAGAGGATATACTAAGCAGTGGCGTTGAGATCCTTGTCACCCTGCCCGATAAGAAGCGGCAGAACCTCTCCGCGCTCTCGGGCGGTGAGCGCGCACTCACGGTTATCGCCCTGCTCTTCTCCTTCCTGCGCTATCGTCCCTCGCCGTTTTCCATCTTGGACGAGATCGACGCGCCGCTCGATGAGGCAAATGTCTCGCGCTTCGGTGAATTCTTGAAGGAGTTTGCAAAGAATACACAGTTCATCGTTGTGACCCACCGCAAGGGCACGATGCGTGCGGCGGATACGATGTACGGCGTGACAGTTGAGGACGCAGGGGTCTCGAAGGTGCTGTCCATTCGTTTGAAGGATTATGAAGCGGAGCAGTCCGCATGA
- the ftsY gene encoding signal recognition particle-docking protein FtsY: protein MGFFDRLKKSLTKTRENFTHNIERLIIGYADIDDDLIDDLEETLLMADVGVKTTETLIVAVRKGIKQKEIRTPEDLIPFLEKEIVRILEAGENTFHMAAQGPTVLLVVGTNGVGKTTTIGKLSAYYRRKGKSVLLAAADTFRAAAIDQLEIWGKRADAQVIKHGEGSDPAAVVFDALQAAKARSIDIVIVDTAGRLQTKSNLMQELEKIYRVIGREISGAPHETLLVLDAGTGQNAISQAELFTQAAPVSGVVLTKLDGTAKGGVTIGIKSQLSIPIKWIGVGEGMDDLRPFHAEDFVSALFVKRADEAGE, encoded by the coding sequence GTGGGATTCTTTGACCGGCTGAAAAAGAGCCTGACGAAAACACGGGAGAACTTTACACATAATATCGAGCGGCTCATTATCGGATACGCCGACATTGATGATGATCTCATAGATGATCTCGAGGAGACGCTGCTGATGGCAGATGTCGGCGTCAAGACGACGGAGACCCTTATCGTAGCGGTGCGCAAGGGCATCAAACAGAAGGAGATACGTACGCCCGAGGATCTGATCCCATTTTTGGAAAAGGAAATCGTGCGGATTCTCGAAGCGGGCGAGAATACATTCCATATGGCGGCGCAGGGACCTACGGTGCTGCTTGTCGTCGGCACGAATGGCGTCGGCAAGACGACGACCATCGGGAAACTGAGTGCCTACTACCGCAGAAAAGGGAAGTCCGTCCTGCTCGCGGCGGCGGACACCTTCCGCGCAGCTGCAATCGACCAGCTTGAGATCTGGGGCAAGCGTGCGGACGCACAGGTCATCAAGCACGGCGAGGGCTCCGATCCTGCCGCCGTCGTCTTTGACGCATTGCAGGCGGCGAAGGCGCGCAGCATCGACATTGTGATTGTCGATACGGCGGGGCGCCTCCAGACAAAGTCCAATCTCATGCAGGAGCTCGAGAAAATTTACCGTGTCATCGGACGCGAGATTTCGGGGGCGCCGCATGAGACGCTGCTCGTTCTCGACGCAGGTACCGGGCAGAATGCAATCAGCCAGGCGGAGCTCTTTACGCAGGCCGCGCCTGTTTCCGGCGTTGTTCTCACGAAACTCGACGGAACGGCAAAGGGCGGTGTAACCATCGGCATCAAGTCACAGCTGTCCATTCCGATCAAGTGGATCGGTGTCGGCGAGGGGATGGATGATCTGCGCCCCTTCCATGCGGAAGATTTTGTGAGCGCCCTATTCGTCAAGCGTGCGGACGAGGCGGGGGAATGA
- a CDS encoding segregation and condensation protein A, whose product MAADYLVKLDAFEGPMDLLMHLIEKNKIDLYDIPIADLTRQYLDHIDTLYQFDIEYASEFLVMAATLLRIKSRMLLPKADAAEEQEEDPRMELVERLLEYRRFKEVSSILFSLNDAQSPYVERAPMPLPAHRMPITGLSAEALMRFFSDVRRIREEPVIPAVVVSAEEYRVQDKMTDILELLRCRNGRIKLHEAFPTGTREELLSAFLALLELAKMQMVYIAQEHLYYEIVISAKEGSRAVS is encoded by the coding sequence ATGGCGGCAGACTATCTCGTAAAATTGGATGCGTTTGAGGGTCCGATGGATCTCCTCATGCATCTGATTGAAAAGAATAAAATCGATCTCTATGATATCCCCATCGCGGATTTGACACGTCAGTATCTCGACCATATCGATACGCTGTATCAATTTGACATTGAATACGCAAGCGAGTTTTTGGTGATGGCAGCGACTCTCCTGCGGATCAAATCGCGTATGCTACTGCCAAAGGCCGATGCGGCGGAGGAGCAGGAGGAAGATCCGCGCATGGAGCTTGTGGAGCGACTGCTCGAATACCGTCGTTTCAAGGAGGTCTCGTCCATACTATTCTCTCTGAACGATGCCCAGAGCCCCTATGTAGAGCGTGCACCGATGCCGCTTCCCGCACATCGAATGCCCATTACGGGACTTTCGGCAGAGGCGCTTATGCGTTTTTTTTCAGATGTTCGGCGCATTCGTGAAGAACCTGTGATTCCTGCCGTTGTTGTTTCGGCAGAGGAATATCGTGTGCAGGACAAGATGACGGATATTCTCGAACTTCTTCGGTGCAGGAACGGCAGAATCAAACTGCATGAGGCGTTTCCAACAGGGACGCGCGAGGAGCTTTTGTCTGCTTTTTTGGCACTTTTGGAACTCGCGAAAATGCAGATGGTCTATATTGCGCAGGAACATCTTTACTATGAAATTGTGATCTCGGCAAAGGAGGGAAGCCGTGCAGTCTCTTAG
- a CDS encoding site-2 protease family protein, translated as MFGFNFEEMLLGIPGLIIAMTFHEYAHARAAVSLGDFTPRLMGRLTLDPRAHIDPIGLIMLFLVRFGWAKPVMVNPSNFRQPRRDDILVSVAGPAMNLLLGFIAFYMILFIRSHNIDVSPITYGIIQMIFVYNVNFAIFNMLPIPPLDGSHIVRNLLPPDLAYRYQSIERYSLLIMIVFIATPLLSVVLMPLFRLVYGLYSAVGSLLLF; from the coding sequence ATGTTCGGATTTAACTTTGAAGAGATGCTGCTCGGAATCCCGGGGCTCATCATCGCCATGACCTTTCACGAGTATGCGCACGCGCGTGCTGCGGTCTCGCTCGGTGACTTCACGCCGCGTCTGATGGGGCGTCTGACCCTCGACCCGCGTGCACATATCGATCCAATCGGGCTTATCATGCTCTTTCTCGTGCGCTTTGGTTGGGCGAAGCCTGTGATGGTGAACCCGAGCAACTTCCGTCAGCCTCGGCGGGATGATATTCTAGTGTCTGTCGCGGGTCCTGCGATGAATCTGCTGCTCGGCTTCATTGCCTTCTACATGATCCTCTTTATTCGCTCACATAATATTGACGTTTCTCCCATTACATATGGGATCATTCAGATGATCTTTGTCTACAACGTCAACTTTGCGATCTTCAATATGCTCCCGATTCCGCCGCTCGACGGCTCGCATATTGTGCGCAATCTTCTGCCGCCGGATCTCGCCTATCGCTATCAGTCGATCGAGCGCTACAGTCTGCTCATCATGATCGTGTTCATCGCAACACCGTTGCTGAGTGTTGTCCTCATGCCGCTCTTTCGTTTGGTATACGGTCTATACAGTGCGGTCGGCAGCCTGCTCCTCTTTTAA
- a CDS encoding NUDIX domain-containing protein, whose protein sequence is MYEDLVETKCSSENIFDGTLLHVRRDMVRLPNGKESVREWIHHPGAAAVLPVLPNGNVILVRQFRYPIGKVTLEVPAGKLDMEGEDPLHCARRELSEETGYTAEKYDKLTTIATTVGFSNEYIHLYLAHGLSVGAQHTDEDEFVNVVQMPFADALAMVKTGEIIDSKTIISLMMAEERLRG, encoded by the coding sequence ATGTATGAGGATCTGGTAGAAACAAAGTGCAGCAGTGAAAATATCTTTGACGGTACATTGCTTCATGTGCGTCGCGATATGGTGCGTCTGCCGAACGGAAAGGAGTCCGTGCGCGAGTGGATTCACCACCCCGGCGCAGCGGCAGTGCTCCCCGTGCTGCCGAACGGCAATGTGATTTTGGTGCGCCAATTTCGCTATCCGATTGGAAAGGTGACGCTCGAGGTGCCGGCGGGAAAGCTCGATATGGAGGGCGAAGACCCGCTACACTGTGCGCGGCGTGAGCTGTCGGAAGAGACCGGATATACGGCGGAGAAGTACGACAAACTGACGACGATTGCAACGACGGTCGGCTTTTCGAATGAGTACATTCATCTCTATCTCGCGCACGGGCTGTCGGTCGGTGCGCAGCATACCGATGAAGACGAATTTGTCAATGTGGTTCAAATGCCGTTTGCCGATGCTCTTGCAATGGTGAAGACGGGGGAGATCATCGACTCCAAGACCATCATTTCGCTGATGATGGCAGAAGAGCGCCTGCGGGGATGA